A genomic segment from Nocardiopsis sp. Huas11 encodes:
- the cysD gene encoding sulfate adenylyltransferase subunit CysD, translated as MGQASQQAPGRYQLSQLDVLEAEAIFIMREVAAEFERPVLLFSGGKDSIVMLRLAEKAFWPGAVPFPVMHVDTGHNFEEVIEFRDRRVAEAGVRLVVASVQEQIDAGKVSEPTGRWASRNRLQTAALLEAIEENGFDAAFGGARRDEEKARAKERVFSFRDEFGQWDPKNQRPELWSVFNTRINRGEHIRVFPISNWTELDVWNYIRRERLDLPSIYFAHERRVFERDGILLSDSPLIQRDETETVFNETVRYRTVGDLTCTGAVKSTAAELDDIITEIAATRITERGQTRADDRTSEAAMEDRKREGYF; from the coding sequence ATGGGTCAGGCGAGTCAGCAGGCACCCGGGCGGTACCAGCTTTCCCAGCTGGACGTTCTCGAGGCCGAAGCGATCTTCATCATGCGCGAGGTGGCCGCGGAGTTCGAGCGGCCCGTGCTGCTCTTCTCCGGCGGCAAGGACTCCATCGTGATGCTCCGTCTTGCCGAGAAGGCCTTCTGGCCCGGTGCCGTCCCCTTCCCCGTCATGCACGTGGACACCGGTCACAACTTCGAGGAAGTCATCGAGTTCCGTGACCGGCGCGTGGCCGAGGCCGGGGTCCGCCTGGTGGTGGCCTCGGTCCAGGAGCAGATCGACGCCGGCAAGGTCAGCGAGCCCACCGGCCGCTGGGCCAGCCGCAACCGCCTGCAGACCGCCGCGCTGCTGGAGGCGATCGAGGAGAACGGCTTCGACGCCGCCTTCGGCGGCGCCCGCCGCGACGAGGAGAAGGCCCGCGCCAAGGAGCGCGTCTTCTCCTTCCGCGACGAGTTCGGCCAGTGGGACCCCAAGAACCAGCGGCCCGAGCTGTGGAGCGTGTTCAACACCCGGATCAACCGGGGCGAGCACATCCGGGTCTTCCCGATCTCCAACTGGACCGAGCTCGACGTGTGGAACTACATCCGCCGCGAGCGCCTGGACCTGCCCTCGATCTACTTCGCCCACGAGCGCCGGGTGTTCGAGCGCGACGGCATCCTGCTCTCCGACTCGCCGCTCATCCAGCGCGACGAGACCGAGACCGTGTTCAACGAGACCGTGCGCTACCGCACCGTCGGCGACCTCACCTGCACGGGCGCGGTCAAGTCCACGGCGGCGGAGCTGGACGACATCATCACCGAGATCGCCGCGACCCGGATCACCGAGCGCGGACAGACCAGGGCCGACGACCGGACCAGCGAGGCGGCCATGGAGGACCGCAAGCGCGAGGGCTACTTCTAG